One Epinephelus lanceolatus isolate andai-2023 chromosome 10, ASM4190304v1, whole genome shotgun sequence genomic region harbors:
- the LOC117266333 gene encoding uncharacterized protein LOC117266333 codes for MQSLKAFLSERLTAAAEEIFGAVEKTIAEYKEEISRSKDLEISRLRMQLKLLKSEPLLDRSLGAQMQQLTHHHHHPPPPPQHHQSVPAVEPPESHHCEEEDEGSSMEQEHPEPSEVKKEQQLKSHRDFWMAHNAEQLESLESDIKDFISSPSSLKNSLQDPTLHFHPYHNNHGEESKDKPYCCSVCEKRFSNCSHLAAHIRTHTGERPYRCEICRKTFITTSALNRHQTIHTEGKHFVCNYCGKSFKWMESLGRHMRSVHKRDSLPDSQ; via the exons ATGCAGTCACTGAAAGCTTTCCTCAGCGAGAGACTGACAGCTGCGGCGGAGGAAATatttggagctgtggagaagaCAATAGCCGAGTACAAAGAGGAGATATCTCGCTCAAAAGATTTAGAAATCAGTCGTCTGAGGATGCAGCTGAAGCTTCTCAAATCAG AGCCTTTGTTGGACAGAAGCCTCGGAGCTCAGATGCAGCAGCTCacccatcaccaccaccaccctcctcctcctcctcagcaccACCAGTCTGTCCCTGCAGTGGAGCCTCCTGAGTCCCAtcactgtgaggaggaggatgagggcaGCAGCATGGAGCAGGAGCACCCAGAGCCCTCAGAGGTgaagaaggagcagcagctgaagaGCCACAGGGACTTCTGGATGGCTCACAATGCAGAGCAGCTCGAAAGCCTCGAGTCAGATATCAAAGACTTCATCTCGTCTCCTTCCAGCCTGAAAAACAGTCTGCAGGACCCCACCTTACACTTCCACCCTTACCACAACAACCACGGCGAGGAGAGCAAGGACAAACCCTACTGCTGCTCTGTGTGCGAGAAGCGTTTCAGTAACTGCTCCCACCTGGCTGCTCACATCAGGACACACACAGGGGAGAGGCCTTACAGATGTGAGATATGCAGGAAGACTTTTATCACAACCAGCGCTCTGAACAGACACCAGACTATACACACTGAAGGGAAACACTTTGTCTGTAATTACTGTGGCAAATCCTTCAAGTGGATGGAGTCTCTTGGCAGGCACATGAGAAGTGTGCATAAGAGAGACAGTTTGCCTGACTCTCAGTGA